Part of the Candidatus Omnitrophota bacterium genome is shown below.
TTGCAATAGGTCGGCAGCAAGATTTTTAGTTGCGCTATCAGTTGTTTTGGGAACTTTTGTTTTTTCTTATGCAGATGATGTGGATTTGGAAAAAATTGTGGTAACTCCGTATCGTTATGGCGAAAGTTTAGCTAAAACAGCGGCGGATGTTACTGTAGTGACAAAAGGAGATATAGAAGGATCAAATTCTCACAATGTGGTTGATGTATTTAGGTCAATACCCGGGGTTACAGTGCGGGATTATTTTGGCAACGGAACTCAAGCAACAGTAGATATAGGAGGCTTTGGAGAGCAGGGGCCACTTAACGTATTAGTATTAGTTGACGGCCGGCGCGCAAACAATGTTGACTTAAGCGGCGTTAACTGGAATCAAATTCCGCTTGATGAAGTAGAGCGTATCGAAGTTGTTCGCGGAGGTTCTGGCGCAGTGCTATACGGTGATAATGCATCTAGTGGCGTAGTCAATATTATTACCAAAAAGGGTTCAGGAAAACCAAAAGTAGAACTAGAAACTGAATACGGCAGCTATGATATGAACAAAGAAAAATTATCTCTAGGTGGTAAAGTTAACAATAAGCTTTCTTATTGGTTTAGCCTTGGACGCGATTCTACTAATGGCTATCGCAATAACAGCTTTAACAAAGATAGTGATTTTGCTTCTAAAATCGCTTATGATTTTAATGATATGCTGTCTGCACATTTTGACTCGGGATTTCATGCTTCAACTTATGGTCTGCCTGGGGCATTGTTTCAAAGTGATATAGATCAGCATAGCAGGAGGTATGCCAGATTCGGCAATGATCATGCTAATGGTAAAGACTACTATTTTGTTCTTGGGCCAAAACTCCAATTTCTAGGATTGGGAAATCTTAATTTGGATTTTAGTTACCGTCAGAATGATGTTGATTCATATTATCTGACCTCAAACCATCTTGCTTACAGGAATAGTATTGAAACTTTTGGGATGACGCCGAAGTATACGTTAGACAATAGCATTTTTAATCACGATAATAAATTCATCGCCGGGCTCGATTTTTACCGTTCTCTATATAGTTCAAGATCCTGCCCTATGTCTGATGATAGTACAGTAAATCAATATACGGATATTCATAAGAATTCATTAGGAAGCTACCTGCAGGATGAGTTTTCTATTCTTAAACAGTTAACTCTAGTAGGTGGCTACCGCCATGAATTTGCTGATTACACATTTGCTTATCATGATAATACCGGATTTAACCCCGACCAAGATACTAAAGTAAAATTTAATATGGATTCTTTTAACAGCGGCCTTACCTATACTTATAAAGATGATTCAAATGTTTTTTTAAATGTGAACAGAAGCTTCCGTTTTCCCGAAGTAGATGAGTTTACCTATATGGATGCAACGTCTTTTCAAACGCTGCTTAATACTGATCTTAAGCCGCAATCTTCGATAGATTACCAAATTGGTTTGCGGCATAAATTTTCTGACCGTTTTAAGGGTAACTTATCATTATTTAGAATGAATGTTAAAAATGAGTTGTATCTTAATGCCACGGATACTTGGGATGGCTTCGAGTGGAATAGTAAGAATGAAAATTATGATAGAACTGTTCATGAAGGCCTGGAATCATCATTGGATGCCAAGCTTAATGATTGGGTAACATTATTCGGAAATTATACTTTTACCAATGCCTATTTTGATGGTGGACAATATAGCGGGAGCCAGATACCTTTGGTATCTAAGCATAAAGGAAGCGTTGGATTAAAATTCGCATTACCAATGGATATATCCTTAAATATTATTGGTACTTATCTAGGTCCTAGATATTATTTAAACGATCAGGCAAACGCTTATTCTAAGTTAAATGGGTATATGGTTGCCGACACCAATTTGTCTTGGCATTGTAAGGATTTTAAAGTCACATTTGGAATTAATAATCTTTTTGATAAGCAATATTCGGAATATGCCGGAGTGTTGCAAGGATTTTCTGTGGGGCATGCCGTAGGTGATAAATTCTATTATCCTAATCCGGGAAGAAATTTTAGTTTAAAAGTTAACTATACTTTTTAATCTGAAGAAATAAGGGGTGTTTCCCTA
Proteins encoded:
- a CDS encoding TonB-dependent receptor, translated to MFCNRSAARFLVALSVVLGTFVFSYADDVDLEKIVVTPYRYGESLAKTAADVTVVTKGDIEGSNSHNVVDVFRSIPGVTVRDYFGNGTQATVDIGGFGEQGPLNVLVLVDGRRANNVDLSGVNWNQIPLDEVERIEVVRGGSGAVLYGDNASSGVVNIITKKGSGKPKVELETEYGSYDMNKEKLSLGGKVNNKLSYWFSLGRDSTNGYRNNSFNKDSDFASKIAYDFNDMLSAHFDSGFHASTYGLPGALFQSDIDQHSRRYARFGNDHANGKDYYFVLGPKLQFLGLGNLNLDFSYRQNDVDSYYLTSNHLAYRNSIETFGMTPKYTLDNSIFNHDNKFIAGLDFYRSLYSSRSCPMSDDSTVNQYTDIHKNSLGSYLQDEFSILKQLTLVGGYRHEFADYTFAYHDNTGFNPDQDTKVKFNMDSFNSGLTYTYKDDSNVFLNVNRSFRFPEVDEFTYMDATSFQTLLNTDLKPQSSIDYQIGLRHKFSDRFKGNLSLFRMNVKNELYLNATDTWDGFEWNSKNENYDRTVHEGLESSLDAKLNDWVTLFGNYTFTNAYFDGGQYSGSQIPLVSKHKGSVGLKFALPMDISLNIIGTYLGPRYYLNDQANAYSKLNGYMVADTNLSWHCKDFKVTFGINNLFDKQYSEYAGVLQGFSVGHAVGDKFYYPNPGRNFSLKVNYTF